The following proteins come from a genomic window of Nycticebus coucang isolate mNycCou1 chromosome 11, mNycCou1.pri, whole genome shotgun sequence:
- the LEP gene encoding leptin isoform X2: protein MRCGPLCQFLWLWPYLSYVHAVPIQKVQDDTKTLIKTIVTRISDISHTLVSSKQRVTGLDFIPAVHPVLSLSKMDQTLAVYQQILTSLPSRNVIQISNDLENLRDLLHLLASSKNCPLPWTSGLETLANLGSVLEASLYSTEVVALSRLQGSLQDMLWQLDFSPGC, encoded by the exons ATGCGCTGTGGACCCCTGTGCCAATTCCTGTGGCTTTGGCCCTACCTCTCCTACGTCCATGCTGTGCCCATCCAAAAAGTCCAGGATGACACCAAAACCCTCATCAAGACAATTGTCACCAGGATCAGTGATATTTCACACACG TTGGTCTCCTCCAAACAGAGGGTCACCGGTTTGGACTTCATTCCTGCAGTCCACCCTGTGCTGAGTTTGTCCAAGATGGACCAGACGTTAGCAGTCTACCAACAGATCCTCACCAGTCTGCCTTCCAGAAATGTGATCCAAATATCTAATGACCTGGAGAACCTCCGGGACCTTCTCCACCTGCTGGCCTCCTCGAAGAACTGCCCCTTGCCCTGGACCAGTGGCCTGGAGACTTTGGCAAACCTAGGCAGTGTCCTGGAAGCCTCACTCTACTCCACAGAGGTGGTGGCCCTGAGCAGGCTGCAAGGGTCTCTGCAGGACATGCTGTGGCAGCTGGACTTCAGCCCTGGGTGTTGA
- the LEP gene encoding leptin isoform X1, producing MRCGPLCQFLWLWPYLSYVHAVPIQKVQDDTKTLIKTIVTRISDISHTQLVSSKQRVTGLDFIPAVHPVLSLSKMDQTLAVYQQILTSLPSRNVIQISNDLENLRDLLHLLASSKNCPLPWTSGLETLANLGSVLEASLYSTEVVALSRLQGSLQDMLWQLDFSPGC from the exons ATGCGCTGTGGACCCCTGTGCCAATTCCTGTGGCTTTGGCCCTACCTCTCCTACGTCCATGCTGTGCCCATCCAAAAAGTCCAGGATGACACCAAAACCCTCATCAAGACAATTGTCACCAGGATCAGTGATATTTCACACACG CAGTTGGTCTCCTCCAAACAGAGGGTCACCGGTTTGGACTTCATTCCTGCAGTCCACCCTGTGCTGAGTTTGTCCAAGATGGACCAGACGTTAGCAGTCTACCAACAGATCCTCACCAGTCTGCCTTCCAGAAATGTGATCCAAATATCTAATGACCTGGAGAACCTCCGGGACCTTCTCCACCTGCTGGCCTCCTCGAAGAACTGCCCCTTGCCCTGGACCAGTGGCCTGGAGACTTTGGCAAACCTAGGCAGTGTCCTGGAAGCCTCACTCTACTCCACAGAGGTGGTGGCCCTGAGCAGGCTGCAAGGGTCTCTGCAGGACATGCTGTGGCAGCTGGACTTCAGCCCTGGGTGTTGA